A portion of the Rhodopseudomonas sp. BAL398 genome contains these proteins:
- a CDS encoding type II toxin-antitoxin system VapC family toxin, producing the protein MTLVDSNILIDIFSQNPQWWHWSLERMEEAARGGPLIINDVVYAETSIRFRSIDEFDVVLEKARLTISPIPRQALFLAGKAFARYRNAGGTRTGVLPDLFIGAHAEVEGLPLLTRDPQRYRTYFPKVQLIAPAAES; encoded by the coding sequence GTGACGCTGGTCGATTCAAACATCCTGATCGATATCTTCAGCCAGAATCCGCAATGGTGGCATTGGTCGCTGGAGCGGATGGAAGAGGCTGCTCGCGGTGGGCCTCTTATCATCAATGACGTGGTCTACGCCGAGACGTCAATTCGCTTTCGCAGCATTGATGAGTTCGATGTGGTGCTGGAAAAGGCCCGCCTGACGATCTCGCCGATTCCGAGGCAAGCGCTTTTTCTCGCGGGCAAAGCCTTCGCGCGATATCGCAACGCCGGAGGCACGCGCACCGGTGTATTGCCTGACTTGTTTATTGGTGCTCATGCCGAGGTGGAGGGCTTGCCGCTGCTGACGCGTGACCCACAGCGCTACCGCACCTATTTTCCAAAAGTGCAGTTGATAGCACCGGCCGCGGAGTCCTGA
- a CDS encoding P-II family nitrogen regulator yields the protein MKIVMAIIKPFKLEEVRDALTAIGVHGLTVTEVKGYGRQKGHTEIYRGAEYAVSFLPKIKIEVAIASDQVDKTIEAITTAAKTGQIGDGKIFVLGLDHAVRIRTGEADAAAL from the coding sequence ATGAAAATTGTTATGGCGATCATCAAGCCATTCAAACTCGAAGAAGTCCGTGACGCCTTGACCGCCATCGGCGTTCACGGTTTGACGGTGACCGAAGTCAAGGGATATGGCCGGCAGAAGGGCCATACGGAAATCTATCGCGGCGCCGAATACGCGGTGAGCTTCCTGCCCAAGATCAAGATCGAAGTCGCAATCGCCTCCGACCAGGTCGACAAGACCATCGAGGCCATCACCACGGCGGCCAAGACCGGCCAGATCGGCGACGGCAAGATCTTCGTCCTCGGCCTCGACCATGCTGTTCGGATCCGCACCGGCGAAGCCGATGCCGCGGCCCTCTGA
- a CDS encoding arsenic transporter, which yields MPGSPSGAPCNVTASLAQIAAWGLVAMGTAGVILRPFGWPEYIWAVVSAALLVILQLLSWHDALAAVAKGIDVYLFLIGMMLLAEIARQEGLFDWLAAHAVGYARNSARRLFFIVYIVGTVVTVFLSNDATAVVLTPAVYAATRAAKVEPLPYLYICAFIANAASFVLPISNPANIVVYGDKLPPLMAWLRLFALPSLAAIVATYVALRFTQRSALNVVVASPEESLPLSLGGKLAASGICLAATGLIVASSFGRDLGLPTFVAGVATAGVVLAATRTSPLPVIRGVSWSVLPLVAGLFVLVEALNKTGLLPALASALERLAQSSPGGAAWMSGLSFAVASNLANNLPIGLIAATVNHGVQLPETVTAAILIGVDLGPNLSVTGSLATILWLIALRREGELVSALQFLKVGAIVMPPALILALATLIW from the coding sequence ATGCCGGGATCCCCATCCGGAGCGCCGTGTAACGTGACCGCAAGCCTTGCCCAAATTGCGGCCTGGGGCCTCGTAGCCATGGGCACGGCTGGCGTGATCCTGCGCCCCTTCGGTTGGCCGGAATATATCTGGGCGGTCGTCAGCGCCGCGCTTCTGGTCATTCTGCAGTTGCTATCCTGGCACGACGCGTTGGCCGCCGTCGCCAAGGGCATCGATGTCTACCTCTTCCTGATCGGCATGATGCTTCTCGCCGAGATCGCGAGGCAGGAAGGTCTGTTTGATTGGCTGGCAGCTCATGCCGTCGGATACGCGCGAAATTCGGCACGACGACTGTTCTTCATCGTCTATATCGTCGGCACCGTCGTGACGGTGTTCCTGTCGAATGATGCCACCGCCGTCGTTCTGACGCCTGCGGTCTATGCGGCGACGCGCGCCGCCAAGGTCGAGCCGCTTCCCTACCTTTATATCTGCGCATTCATCGCCAATGCGGCGAGCTTCGTGCTGCCGATATCGAACCCTGCCAATATCGTCGTCTACGGCGATAAGCTGCCGCCGCTGATGGCCTGGCTACGCTTGTTCGCCCTGCCCTCGCTGGCTGCGATCGTCGCGACCTATGTCGCCCTTCGTTTCACCCAAAGATCGGCGCTGAACGTGGTCGTTGCCTCGCCGGAGGAGAGCCTGCCGCTGTCGCTTGGAGGCAAGCTCGCAGCGTCCGGCATTTGCCTGGCTGCCACCGGGTTGATCGTGGCGTCGTCCTTCGGACGGGATCTCGGTCTGCCGACCTTTGTCGCAGGCGTCGCAACTGCTGGTGTTGTCCTGGCAGCCACGCGCACGTCGCCTTTGCCGGTGATCCGCGGCGTATCGTGGTCGGTGCTGCCGCTCGTTGCGGGGCTGTTCGTTCTGGTCGAGGCTTTGAACAAGACGGGGCTTCTGCCGGCTCTGGCCTCGGCGCTCGAACGGCTCGCCCAATCGTCACCGGGCGGCGCCGCATGGATGTCCGGACTATCGTTCGCCGTCGCCTCCAACCTGGCCAATAATCTGCCAATCGGTTTGATCGCCGCCACCGTCAATCATGGCGTGCAGCTTCCGGAAACCGTCACCGCAGCCATCCTGATCGGCGTCGATCTTGGTCCCAATCTGTCGGTCACCGGATCGCTCGCCACCATTCTCTGGCTAATCGCTTTGCGGCGCGAGGGGGAACTCGTCTCCGCACTTCAGTTCCTGAAAGTCGGCGCCATCGTCATGCCCCCCGCGCTGATCCTGGCGCTCGCGACACTGATCTGGTGA
- a CDS encoding MFS transporter yields MADMQAGIGPFLGVFLLAHGWQSGMIGTVLTVGGVAGMLMTTPAGALVDATNRKKLYVIIPGICTVIASGLVLLSQEFWLVSASQVATAIAGAAIGPAVSGITLGMVKQAGFNRQNGHNQAMNHAGNVVGAALSGFLGWQFGFHAVFWLAAFFGVLSIASVLMIPGDAIDNAAARGAKVGGDGSTTVGGFAVLLECKPLLILAAALAFFHLGNGAMLPLYGLAVVAKDGADATSFVAITIVVAQTVMILVSLIAMRLAEKEGYWLVILISFMALPIRGVVAAYSMNKWGVYPVQILDGIGAGLQSVAVPGLVARILNGTGRVNIGQGAVMTVQGLGASLSPAIGGWIAQEIGYNSMFLILGGFALGSIALWVLFAPLLKPACIQTPDDPSGDAGIPIRSAV; encoded by the coding sequence ATGGCCGACATGCAAGCCGGCATCGGCCCATTTCTCGGCGTCTTCCTTCTGGCCCATGGCTGGCAGAGCGGCATGATCGGCACCGTGCTGACGGTCGGCGGCGTCGCCGGCATGTTGATGACGACGCCTGCCGGAGCGCTGGTCGATGCCACCAACCGCAAGAAGCTCTACGTCATCATCCCCGGCATCTGCACGGTCATCGCGTCCGGACTGGTCCTTCTCTCTCAGGAATTCTGGCTGGTGTCCGCCTCACAGGTCGCGACAGCGATTGCCGGGGCCGCGATCGGCCCGGCTGTGTCGGGAATCACGCTCGGCATGGTCAAGCAGGCCGGCTTCAACCGGCAGAACGGCCACAATCAGGCGATGAACCATGCCGGCAATGTCGTGGGCGCAGCACTCTCGGGATTTCTGGGTTGGCAGTTCGGCTTCCACGCGGTGTTCTGGTTGGCGGCATTTTTCGGCGTGCTGTCGATCGCCTCGGTGCTGATGATCCCGGGCGATGCGATCGACAACGCCGCCGCGCGCGGCGCCAAGGTGGGCGGCGATGGCAGCACCACGGTCGGTGGCTTTGCCGTCCTGCTCGAATGCAAGCCCTTGCTGATCCTCGCGGCGGCACTGGCGTTTTTCCATCTCGGCAACGGCGCGATGCTGCCGCTCTATGGGCTGGCGGTCGTTGCCAAAGACGGTGCGGACGCCACAAGCTTCGTCGCGATCACGATCGTGGTTGCCCAGACGGTCATGATCCTGGTCTCCTTGATCGCCATGCGTCTTGCGGAAAAGGAGGGCTACTGGCTGGTGATCCTGATTTCCTTCATGGCGCTCCCCATCAGAGGCGTGGTCGCGGCCTATTCGATGAACAAATGGGGCGTCTACCCGGTCCAGATACTTGACGGAATTGGCGCAGGCCTGCAGAGCGTCGCCGTGCCTGGCTTGGTCGCTCGCATTCTCAATGGCACTGGTCGGGTCAATATCGGCCAGGGTGCGGTGATGACGGTTCAAGGCCTCGGCGCCTCGTTGAGCCCCGCCATCGGCGGCTGGATCGCGCAAGAGATCGGATATAATTCGATGTTCCTGATTCTCGGCGGCTTCGCCCTGGGGTCGATCGCACTCTGGGTCCTGTTCGCACCTCTGCTCAAGCCTGCCTGCATACAGACGCCTGACGACCCGTCCGGCGATGCCGGGATCCCCATCCGGAGCGCCGTGTAA
- a CDS encoding ammonium transporter, protein MTFKRPYGAGLAALAVGMFAATAASAAPTVNKGDNAWMMTATVLVLLMTIPGLALFYGGLVRSKNMLSVLAQVFYTVCVAIIIWALYGYSLAFTGGSEFIGGFSKAFLSGITTDSMGGSFTVGANITELIFVCFQMTFCAITPALIVGAFAERTRFAAVALFIPLWITLIYLPMAHMVWYWAGPDAIDAAAKALAAATDDATKATAQTALDAVNADAGFLFKKGALDFAGGTVVHINAGVAGLVGALLIGKRTGYGKELMAPHSLTMTMIGASLLWVGWFGFNAGSNLEASGGAALAMTNSFLATAAAALAWMFAEWMIKGHPSLLGALSGAVAGLVAVTPACGFSGPMGAIVLGIVAGGVCLFFCTVIKNALGYDDSLDVFGVHGIGGIIGALGTGILVNPALGGTGVYDYAAGKVGDYDFAAQMISQCWGVGTTLLLSGIGSAILYKVVDLIVGLRATVEVEREGLDLVEHTERAYNM, encoded by the coding sequence ATGACGTTTAAACGTCCCTACGGCGCGGGACTGGCTGCACTCGCAGTCGGCATGTTCGCCGCGACTGCCGCCTCCGCCGCGCCAACGGTCAACAAGGGCGACAACGCCTGGATGATGACCGCCACGGTGCTGGTGTTGTTGATGACGATTCCCGGCCTTGCGCTGTTCTATGGCGGTCTGGTTCGTTCCAAGAACATGCTCTCGGTGCTGGCGCAGGTGTTCTACACGGTCTGCGTCGCCATCATCATCTGGGCCTTGTACGGCTACAGCCTCGCCTTCACCGGCGGTTCGGAATTCATCGGCGGCTTCTCCAAGGCCTTCCTGTCCGGCATCACCACCGATTCGATGGGCGGCAGCTTCACGGTCGGCGCCAATATCACCGAGCTGATCTTCGTCTGCTTCCAGATGACGTTCTGCGCCATCACCCCCGCGCTGATCGTCGGAGCCTTCGCTGAACGCACCCGCTTTGCGGCCGTCGCGCTGTTCATCCCGCTGTGGATCACCCTGATCTACCTGCCGATGGCGCATATGGTCTGGTACTGGGCTGGCCCGGATGCGATCGACGCCGCCGCCAAGGCGCTTGCCGCGGCCACCGACGACGCCACCAAGGCGACCGCGCAGACCGCGCTCGACGCCGTCAACGCCGATGCCGGCTTCCTGTTCAAGAAGGGCGCGCTCGACTTCGCAGGCGGCACCGTGGTGCACATCAATGCCGGCGTCGCCGGCCTGGTCGGCGCCCTGCTGATCGGCAAGCGCACCGGCTATGGCAAGGAGCTGATGGCTCCGCACTCGCTGACCATGACGATGATCGGCGCCTCGCTGCTGTGGGTCGGCTGGTTCGGCTTCAACGCCGGCTCCAATCTGGAAGCCTCCGGCGGCGCCGCCCTCGCCATGACCAACTCCTTCCTGGCCACCGCCGCGGCGGCCCTGGCCTGGATGTTCGCGGAGTGGATGATCAAGGGCCATCCCTCACTGCTCGGCGCGCTGTCGGGCGCGGTGGCGGGCCTGGTCGCGGTGACCCCGGCTTGCGGCTTCTCCGGTCCGATGGGGGCTATCGTGCTCGGCATCGTGGCCGGCGGGGTCTGCCTGTTCTTCTGCACCGTGATCAAGAACGCGCTGGGCTATGACGACTCGCTCGACGTGTTCGGCGTTCACGGCATCGGCGGCATCATCGGCGCGCTGGGCACCGGCATCCTGGTGAACCCGGCGCTCGGCGGCACCGGCGTCTACGATTACGCGGCCGGCAAGGTCGGCGACTACGACTTCGCCGCCCAGATGATCTCGCAGTGCTGGGGCGTCGGCACCACGCTGCTGCTGTCCGGCATCGGCTCGGCGATCCTCTACAAGGTCGTCGATCTCATCGTCGGCCTGCGCGCCACCGTCGAGGTGGAACGCGAGGGTCTCGACCTCGTCGAGCACACCGAGCGCGCTTACAACATGTAA
- a CDS encoding AbrB/MazE/SpoVT family DNA-binding domain-containing protein, translating to MPTKVTDDGQVTIPKTVLDHLGIGPGSEVDFRRAADGSIVLEKFKQPGEPIELRDLVGIAGPGLSTEEIMAMTRGE from the coding sequence ATGCCAACCAAGGTGACCGACGATGGTCAGGTGACGATCCCGAAAACCGTGCTCGACCATCTGGGGATCGGCCCCGGCAGCGAGGTCGATTTCCGCCGCGCTGCCGACGGCAGCATCGTACTGGAAAAATTCAAGCAGCCGGGGGAGCCGATCGAACTCAGGGATCTGGTCGGGATTGCCGGACCCGGACTCTCCACCGAGGAGATCATGGCGATGACTCGCGGGGAGTGA
- a CDS encoding LON peptidase substrate-binding domain-containing protein, giving the protein MPINADYRGPADLPEVIPVFPLPGALLLPRGQMPLNIFEPRYLAMVDDALRDGHRLIGMIQPDVTHSPDAEKPALFHVGCVGRITQLAEAGDGRYILELTGVARFKVAEELTAMTPYRQCRVDYAPYVDDFTARKGEEEVDREALLAVLTDFLKANNLKVDWDGVESAPNEALVNALAMMSPYGAAEKQALLEAPDLKTRAEILIAVTEMDLAKKRTSGDPPLQ; this is encoded by the coding sequence ATGCCGATCAATGCCGACTATCGCGGGCCCGCTGACCTTCCCGAGGTGATTCCGGTTTTTCCGCTGCCCGGCGCGCTGCTGCTGCCGCGCGGCCAGATGCCGCTCAACATCTTCGAGCCGCGCTATCTGGCGATGGTGGATGACGCGTTGCGCGACGGCCACCGCCTGATCGGCATGATCCAGCCCGACGTGACGCATTCGCCCGACGCCGAGAAGCCGGCGCTGTTCCATGTCGGCTGCGTCGGACGCATTACCCAGCTCGCCGAGGCCGGCGATGGCCGCTACATCCTCGAGCTCACCGGCGTTGCGCGCTTCAAGGTCGCCGAGGAGCTGACCGCGATGACGCCCTATCGGCAATGCCGGGTGGATTACGCCCCCTATGTCGACGACTTCACCGCCCGCAAGGGCGAGGAGGAAGTCGACCGCGAGGCGCTGCTTGCGGTGCTGACCGATTTCCTCAAGGCCAACAATCTCAAGGTCGATTGGGACGGCGTCGAGAGCGCGCCGAACGAGGCGCTGGTCAATGCGCTGGCGATGATGTCGCCCTATGGGGCGGCCGAAAAGCAGGCGCTGCTGGAAGCGCCCGATTTGAAGACGCGGGCCGAGATCCTGATCGCGGTGACCGAAATGGATCTGGCCAAGAAGCGCACCAGCGGCGACCCGCCGTTGCAATAG
- a CDS encoding ubiquinone biosynthesis hydroxylase, which produces MALQRGIVIGGGAFAGLALALALRQGLGPEIPIIVTDPALAQRPSGDPRATAIVAACRRLFDVLGVWDEVADTAQPILDMVVTDSALEDATRPVFLTFAGQVEPGEPFAHMVENRHLIDALTRHAEAAGIDLRPVPVTSYQSRPEATTVTLGDGSVIEASLLVAADGAKSKLRERAGIATYGWDYDQSGIVVTVSHERDHKGCAEEHFLPAGPFAILPLTGRRSSLVWTESRSEAARVIALPDDEFHAELEKRFGLRLGEVKPLDKPKAFPLGYFVAQSFIGERLALVGDAAHVIHPIAGQGLNMGLKDVAALAQTIVDAARLGIDPGQTDVLENYQRWRRFDTMAMGLATNSLNLLFSNKSTLLRNVRDIGLGIVDRLPPLKEVFIRQAAGLGGEIPRLLKGKAL; this is translated from the coding sequence ATGGCGCTACAGCGAGGCATTGTCATTGGAGGCGGGGCGTTTGCCGGATTGGCGCTGGCGCTGGCGTTGCGCCAGGGGCTCGGGCCTGAAATTCCGATCATCGTTACCGATCCGGCGCTGGCGCAGCGCCCGTCTGGCGATCCGCGCGCCACCGCGATCGTCGCCGCCTGCCGGCGGCTGTTCGACGTGCTCGGCGTCTGGGACGAAGTCGCCGACACTGCGCAGCCGATCCTCGACATGGTGGTGACCGATTCGGCGCTGGAAGACGCCACCCGCCCGGTGTTCCTGACCTTTGCGGGCCAGGTCGAGCCCGGCGAACCCTTCGCCCATATGGTCGAGAACCGGCATTTGATCGACGCGCTGACCCGCCATGCCGAGGCCGCCGGGATCGACCTGCGTCCGGTGCCGGTGACCAGCTACCAATCGCGGCCCGAGGCGACGACGGTGACGCTGGGCGACGGCAGCGTGATCGAGGCCAGCCTGCTGGTCGCAGCCGACGGCGCCAAGTCGAAGCTGCGCGAGCGCGCCGGCATCGCCACCTATGGCTGGGACTATGATCAATCCGGCATCGTCGTCACGGTCAGCCATGAGCGCGATCACAAGGGCTGCGCCGAGGAGCATTTTCTGCCGGCCGGCCCGTTCGCGATCCTGCCGCTCACCGGCCGCCGCTCGTCGCTGGTGTGGACCGAGAGCCGCAGCGAGGCGGCGCGCGTGATCGCGCTGCCCGACGATGAATTTCACGCCGAGCTGGAAAAGCGCTTCGGGCTGCGGCTCGGCGAGGTCAAGCCGCTGGATAAGCCCAAGGCGTTTCCGCTCGGCTATTTCGTGGCGCAATCCTTCATCGGCGAGCGCCTGGCGCTGGTCGGCGACGCCGCCCATGTGATCCATCCGATCGCCGGTCAGGGTCTCAATATGGGGCTGAAGGACGTCGCCGCGCTGGCCCAGACCATCGTCGACGCCGCGCGGCTCGGGATCGATCCGGGCCAGACCGACGTGCTGGAAAACTACCAGCGCTGGCGCCGCTTCGACACCATGGCGATGGGTCTGGCGACCAATTCGCTGAACCTGCTGTTCTCCAACAAGTCGACGTTGCTGCGTAACGTCCGCGACATCGGGCTTGGCATCGTCGACCGGCTGCCGCCGCTCAAGGAAGTCTTCATCCGCCAGGCCGCCGGCCTCGGCGGCGAAATCCCTCGGCTGCTCAAGGGCAAAGCGCTGTAA
- a CDS encoding Trm112 family protein, with amino-acid sequence MTNMDRPEAVDRKLLEILVCPITKGPLEFDASRQELISRGAKLAYPIRDGIPIMLPEEARKLD; translated from the coding sequence ATGACGAACATGGACCGGCCCGAAGCCGTCGACCGCAAATTGCTGGAAATCCTGGTCTGCCCGATCACCAAGGGGCCGCTGGAATTCGACGCCAGCCGCCAGGAGCTGATCTCGCGCGGCGCCAAACTGGCCTACCCGATCCGCGACGGCATCCCGATCATGCTGCCGGAAGAAGCACGCAAGCTGGACTGA
- a CDS encoding ammonium transporter, which translates to MTGRYCAASTALAAVVALVAGLLATPAQAQALSGTISAADTAWMMVASAFVLMMTIPGLALFYSGMVRKKNVLATMAQSLAAVAIISVLWVAFGYSLAFVGDGAWIGSLDRVFLAGMTMDGVNPLARTIPEALFMLYEMTFAVITVALVAGSVADRMRFSAYLLFSILWFVVVYVPLAHWVWGGGFLARAGVLDFAGGLVVHLSAGTGGLVGAMVLGRRHGYGADNLSPFDLSLAVIGTGLLWVGWFGFNGGSALAANSRAVMAITSTHLAACAGALTWGGIEWLTRRKPSVLGMISGAVAGLGTITPASGYVEPWHGLVIGVIAGLVCYWACTWLKHRFNYDDSLDVFGVHGIGGLTGTVLAGVFATAAIGGTSGLIEGNPWQLVIQLGGVAVTLLWSGAATYGLLKLVGVFVPLRVSRAHEIEGLDISQHGEALQ; encoded by the coding sequence ATGACGGGTCGATATTGTGCAGCCAGCACCGCGCTGGCCGCTGTTGTTGCGCTGGTCGCCGGGCTGCTGGCGACGCCGGCGCAGGCCCAGGCCCTGAGCGGCACCATCAGCGCCGCCGACACCGCCTGGATGATGGTCGCCAGCGCCTTCGTGCTGATGATGACCATTCCCGGGCTGGCGCTGTTTTATTCCGGGATGGTGCGCAAGAAGAACGTGCTCGCCACCATGGCGCAGAGCCTGGCCGCGGTGGCGATCATCTCCGTCCTGTGGGTGGCGTTCGGCTATTCGCTGGCCTTTGTCGGCGACGGCGCCTGGATCGGATCGCTGGACCGCGTGTTCCTCGCCGGCATGACCATGGACGGGGTCAATCCGCTGGCCAGGACCATCCCGGAAGCGCTGTTCATGCTGTACGAGATGACCTTCGCGGTCATCACCGTGGCGCTGGTCGCCGGTTCGGTCGCCGACCGGATGCGGTTTTCGGCCTATCTGCTGTTTTCGATTCTCTGGTTCGTGGTGGTCTATGTGCCGCTGGCGCATTGGGTCTGGGGCGGCGGCTTCCTGGCGCGCGCCGGCGTGCTGGATTTCGCCGGCGGCTTGGTGGTGCATCTGTCCGCCGGCACCGGCGGGCTGGTCGGCGCCATGGTGCTCGGCCGCCGCCATGGTTACGGCGCCGACAACCTGTCGCCGTTCGACCTGTCGCTGGCGGTGATCGGCACCGGCCTGCTCTGGGTTGGCTGGTTCGGCTTCAATGGCGGCTCGGCGCTGGCCGCCAATTCCCGCGCCGTGATGGCGATTACCTCGACCCATCTGGCGGCCTGCGCGGGCGCGCTGACCTGGGGCGGAATCGAATGGCTGACGCGGCGCAAGCCCTCGGTGCTGGGCATGATTTCCGGTGCGGTCGCCGGGCTCGGCACCATCACGCCGGCCTCCGGCTATGTCGAACCCTGGCATGGGCTGGTGATCGGGGTGATTGCCGGGCTGGTCTGCTACTGGGCCTGCACCTGGCTGAAGCACCGCTTCAACTATGACGATTCGCTCGACGTGTTCGGCGTTCACGGCATCGGCGGGTTGACCGGGACCGTGCTGGCCGGCGTGTTCGCCACCGCGGCGATCGGCGGAACCTCCGGCCTGATCGAGGGCAATCCGTGGCAGCTGGTGATCCAGCTCGGCGGCGTCGCCGTCACCTTGCTGTGGTCGGGAGCCGCCACTTACGGTCTGCTCAAGCTGGTGGGTGTGTTCGTGCCGCTGCGCGTCTCCCGCGCGCATGAGATCGAAGGTCTCGACATTTCCCAGCATGGCGAAGCCCTGCAATAG
- a CDS encoding P-II family nitrogen regulator produces MKLVIAIIKPFKLDEVRTALTDIGVHGMTVTEVKGYGRQKGHTEIYRGAEYIVNFLPKLRIEIAVASGLVDKAVEVITKSARTGQIGDGKIFVTPIMHALRIRTGETDAEAL; encoded by the coding sequence ATGAAGCTCGTCATCGCCATCATCAAGCCGTTCAAGCTCGACGAGGTGCGCACCGCGCTCACCGACATCGGCGTGCACGGCATGACCGTCACCGAGGTCAAGGGCTATGGCCGCCAGAAGGGCCACACCGAGATCTATCGCGGTGCCGAATATATCGTGAATTTCCTGCCCAAACTGCGGATCGAGATCGCGGTGGCCTCCGGCCTGGTCGACAAGGCGGTCGAGGTCATCACCAAGAGCGCCCGCACCGGCCAGATCGGCGACGGCAAGATCTTCGTCACCCCGATCATGCACGCGCTGCGGATCCGCACCGGCGAGACCGACGCCGAGGCGCTGTGA
- the tesB gene encoding acyl-CoA thioesterase II has translation MSKSLIDLIAILDLEPIEVNLFRGTSPKTSWQRVFGGQVIGQAMVAGCRTVEGRLPHSMHCYFILPGDPSVPIIYEVERLRDGKSYTTRRITAIQHGHAIFSLMMSFHVDEPTSFDHQDQMPDVPPPEKLSAEEISKQPFFKEMPDFIKRYYESDRPIELRPVELSRYFGKKIDDGKIHVWIRTAAKLPDDPALHMCALAYASDFSLLDAVMARYGRTLFDKRMMPASLDHAMWFHRPFRADEWLLYAQDSPSAQSGRGLTRGLIFKADGTLVASVAQEGSVRERRENPAE, from the coding sequence ATGTCCAAGAGCCTGATCGATCTGATCGCGATCCTCGATCTTGAGCCGATCGAGGTGAACCTGTTTCGCGGCACCAGCCCGAAGACCTCGTGGCAGCGGGTGTTCGGCGGCCAGGTGATCGGGCAGGCGATGGTCGCCGGCTGCCGCACCGTCGAAGGCCGGCTACCGCATTCGATGCATTGCTATTTCATTCTGCCCGGCGATCCGTCGGTGCCGATCATCTATGAGGTGGAACGGCTGCGCGACGGCAAGAGCTACACCACCCGCCGCATCACCGCGATCCAGCACGGCCACGCCATCTTCTCGCTGATGATGTCGTTCCATGTCGACGAGCCGACCTCGTTCGACCATCAAGACCAGATGCCGGACGTGCCGCCGCCGGAGAAGCTGAGCGCCGAGGAAATCTCCAAGCAGCCGTTCTTCAAGGAGATGCCGGATTTCATCAAACGCTATTACGAAAGCGACCGGCCGATCGAGCTGCGCCCGGTCGAGCTGTCGCGCTATTTCGGCAAGAAGATCGACGACGGCAAGATCCATGTCTGGATCCGCACCGCGGCGAAACTGCCCGACGATCCCGCGCTGCATATGTGCGCGCTGGCCTATGCGTCGGATTTCTCGCTGCTCGACGCGGTGATGGCACGCTACGGCCGCACCTTGTTCGACAAGCGGATGATGCCGGCCAGCCTCGACCACGCGATGTGGTTTCACCGCCCGTTCCGCGCCGATGAATGGCTGCTCTACGCCCAGGATTCGCCGAGCGCGCAATCCGGCCGCGGCCTGACGAGGGGCCTGATCTTCAAGGCCGACGGCACTTTGGTGGCGTCGGTGGCGCAGGAGGGCTCGGTGCGCGAGCGCCGCGAGAACCCGGCGGAGTGA